TGCCCACCAGGTCTGACTCCAGACCTTTTTATCTCCCACTAGACAGACTGACCTGCTTTCTCACTGTTTCTGCTGATTTTTCACTCTAATATTACCCGACTGCATCTTAACACATATCcattggagtttttaaaaatgtgcttccCGGTCACTCATGGAGAAGGTGCCAGAGGGCGTGACAGCTCCCCCTGCTCTGATCAGAACTGCCAACCCCATTTCAGGCCCCATTTCAGGGCCAGGGCTCTCCTTGCCTTCTCCCACCATCGCACTCGCGGAGCTGTGGtggcctctgccccacccccggaAAGACTCACCTGCCTGCAAGCCAGGCCCTGGCTGCACGTTCCAACAGGTAAGGACAGACACCTCCCGCCACCTCCTGCCACCTCACAGCCTGGAGCCGAAGCTCCTTCTCCAGGGGCCCTGCACTCAGGCTCCCCAACTGTCCTGCACCGCTCAGCACGGCACTGCTCCTTTCCCAGTTGGCCGGTGGTCACCGGTTTTTCCACTgccagaaaccccagagataagaCGGGCAGGTGAGAGAGGTTCAGCCCTGCCCCCCAATCCCTACCAGGCACTTCAGAAGCACTTTCAACCGGGGTGAAACAGAGTGGGATTGACAGGTGACCAGGAGAGCAAGCACTGAAGCCCTCCGTGCCCCGAGGAAAGCAGGGGACACAAAGTGAGAAGCTGCTCCGGCCCATGCGAGCCGCACAGAAAACCAGCAAAAATTTCCATCAGAATTCTAACTTTGGAAAAAGctcctttcctcccctggtaaattATGTGGAAGAAATTTCCTGCAGGCAGCGCCTCAGAGGGAGACCTCTCACAGAGCCCCAACCCCACAGAGCCGCGGCCTGTACCAGCCCGAGCCCCTCTTCGTACGCTCTTTTAGAGAACTTCTACCATCCCTGGAAAACCCGGGAGACTCAGAGAGCTGGACTCCCAGGAGCCAACTGCTCTCCAGAGATGGGATCTTTCCAACGCAAACCCACACTGAGAGTTTTGCTTGAGAAGAGCACAAAGATACAGGGTGTGCATACCTGGGCTCtcaagccagactgcctgggttcaaaccccggCTATGCCACTTCTTCAAGTATGGCTTTGGCTTCCTCACTTgcagaatgggaataataataacagtacccACCTCCTAGGGTGCTTGGGAGATAAAGAGGGTCATACACATCACTATTTTACATCATAGCTGCCCTGGAAAGATAAGATAATCTATAGACTCTGGCTCTTTTATCCCCGCTGCTAAGGCTGGGGATAAAACAGAAACCACAATAATAAtacagcagctaacatttataaGTCACTGAGAGCCAGGCACTCACCAAgcacattttatacatatgtattaatcattcaatcctcacagcaaccaaTTACTCCTGGAGACACCTGCTGCACAGataggttaagcaacttgcccaaggtcacacagcttgttagTAGTAAAATCTCTCAGGCAATTGCTAAATCCTAGGTGTCACAAAGATTTTCACAAACTACCTGAGTCTGGGAGTTAAAAGACTGTACGGTGGGGTAGCCTTACTCTCCCCAAAAGTGCTGTAATGCAGCCTCTCATTCGGATAAGGGGAAGCCAGGCTAACAGGACCCCTGCAGACTGGGTGAAAAACCAGAGAGGTGTTTGTTCCAGCCAGTGTGTTAGATGCCAGGCAGCCAGCTTCAAGCAGACccagtaaggaaagaaaaagaccagTAGCCCGGCCTCTGAAAGTCCTTCTCCAAAGCCGCACTGGTTGTTTGAGAAGCAAGCATGACACTTCATGTGCAGAAAGCTTTCGGGTTAATGGTGAACCACCAAGGCTACCAAGATCAAACAAAAACATGCCAAAAGAAAGGCAAGGAAAGCTGATCAAACAGTGCACAGAGAGGGGACAAGGGAGAGGTGAACTGGGCAGAGaatcttcttttgtttgtttttttttgcggtacgcaggcctctcactgtcgtggcctctcccgttgcggagcacaggctccggacgcgcaggctcagcggccatggctcacgggcccagcccctccacggcatgtgggatcttcccggaccggggcacgaacccgtgtcccctgcatcggcaggcggactctcaaccgctgcgccaccagggaagacctgggcAGAGAATCGTAATAGGATATCTGGGCTAATAGATCACTGATTCGTGGCATCATGCCCtactttaaaaagtcaactaGTATTGATGGGAAATACTGAGACCTCCTCACTGGTCCCCAAGCCATACCCTGGAGTTACCTGAAGCAGGGAGGTGTGTTATACAGGGAGTTATTTCCGGCCTGCACTTTGTAATCCAGGACCGAGGGGCACTCTCTGAGGGCGAACCCCAGCAGGTCATCTCGGACGATCACCACCGTGACCCCTGCAGAGCCAACGTTCTTCTGGGCACCAGCAAAAATTGCACCAAACTGCAAAAGAGAAAGCTTGCTGTTCTAGATGCACTGGGTCATTTTTCATAAATGTAGTCAAACTTCCCAATCTCCTTCCAAAGTACAATTTTTATGAGGAAGTGACTCTATTTTAATCCCGTTCGGAGTGCATTCCCTTCTCTAAAGGAATCTCTATCCGGGACAGCAAATCGATACTCAAGAGTTCAGAGCCTGCAGATTACAAATCTATCTGATCCTTCTCTCCAGGGAGGGGCCAGCCCAAACTCATCACTGTGGAGGCCTTGTATCTATTCGTATTCACTCTAGTATACCTCTTTTCTACGTCCAAGCCCATCTTTAAAATAAGACTGCTGTCCTTGGTAACCTAAAGAAAtccatttttttatccatttatatttgtGTAAAGGGATAATCAGAAGACACTGAGAAATAATGGGACAAGCTGCCTGAGAcagaagaaattttagaaaaaaagagatgtttAAAGATACTTCGGGAAATTTTTTCATGTAAGATGTAGAACCCTCTTCCATGTCTCCCCATGAAACCTGTAGGAAAATTCAGTGGCATCCcaagtgggaggaggggggacaGTGTGGCTCGACAGGGAGTATTTTATAGTTGACATTGTTTAGAATTGCCAGTGCATGGTGAGTGAAAGTAAAAAGCagtatataaacaaaatgtgtacatccatacaacagaatattactcagccttaaaaagaaatgaagttctgacaTGCTACCACATGGGCaaaccctgaggacattatgctaagtgaaaaaagccagacagaaaaggacaaatattgcatgattccacttacgtgaGGTTATCTAGAACAGTTGAATTCACAGAGACCAATAAAaaaagtaggatggtggttgccaggggctggggggaggaaggaccgcggttattgtttaatggggacagagtttcactTTGGGAAGAAAAGGTTCTGCAGACGGATGGTGCTGACGGCTGCACAACAGTGTGTGTGTACttcatgccactgaactgtacgcttAAAACTGGTTAAAATGGTCAAGTTATGGtaagtgtattttaccacaactttTTAAAAGGCAGGCTACTTCttagtttgttttaaattccttacAGCTATCATACCCCCCACGGCATGCACCTGGGGAGCTGCTCAGAAATCTACATGTCACGTCCATGCTCTTGGAGCTGAGCTGGGTACAAAGCAAGGTGGGGCTCATTCATAGCCCCCCAAGCTTTCCTTGATGACAGCAAGTAACTCCCAAGATGTTGACAAAAGAATTTTCTAAGCGCCACTCTCAGAGGCAGATGAATTCCCCAAGGACTCAAGTGTGACCCCTGGGAGACGACGATTAACACAGGGCTGGGTATGTCAGGACGTAAACATTCTGACAACCCACACTGTCAGCCTTTCCCCATTCTGGTATATATTAAAATGTCCTTAGAGAAACCGAGAGGCTGGTTCCCCCCGACCCGTCCCCCGCTGGCGCAGGCCTCTTTTACACTCTACCTTGGAAACATCCACAGGCTTGGACAGGAAGTTTGAGGACATGTCGCAGACCAACACTGCTCCCTTCACATCAGGGATAAAGTCAAACTCCACTCCATGCACGGTCTCATTGGCGCAGTAATACACATAGGAGGCGTCCGGGCTGAGGTTCCAGGTGCTCGGATCTGGAATTTCTATCACAGGAGACAAGTTGGGGACTCCACACGtttcctcccctctttccttAGGGAGATAGGAGGCAACCAGGAATGACGCCCCTCCCCTAGCAGGGGAAGACAGATCCCAGAGCATTCACAAGTGAAAGCACCCTATCCACCTTACATTACAATCACCACCAACATCCTAAAGGGATGACCCATCCCACCCCTTTGACTGTTACTGGGGGCAAATAATCTTCAAGAATGGCGTGGTGAGTATTtgggtttttcccttgttgcccAGTATCCATCCATCCTATGTCCACTGACAGTTTCCTGTGTGCGTCAGCCTCCGCGACTCTCAGCCCATGTAGTTCCAGTAGAACCGGTTCCACCCACAGCCCCGAAGGTACAATGCAACTCAGGCAAGGCCGCTTGACTGATACAGAATGGGACACAGGAGACGTGAGACTGTTACTGGGAATGCATGAGCGAAGGCATTGAAACGTGAGACAATACAAGGTCAGGAGCAGCTGCAGCCATCTTCTAAAAAGGAGGCGGCAGCTTTCCTGACTGTGGAGGAGACACGGAAAGACACCAGAACCGGGAGACACTGTAGGCGGCCCTTGATCAAGCCATACCTAAAGCCAAACCAGCCCCAGGGCTTTGCAGCTAAGTCAGCAGCCTAGGCATACTCTTTCTGCAGCAGCCCAGGCATACTCTTTCTGCAGCAGCCCGTTAGTAATCTTAACAGGAACAGGCAGCCAATCTAAATGGTATCAGACTAACTACTCCTGCTAGCTGAGGAGGGACCACCTGCCAGCCAGCATTTCACTGTCCAGCTCAGCTCCCAGCACTTACTTGTGTAACTCCCAAGTTTGGGGTGGACAATATTCACAGTCCCAAACTTCTTGGCTTCTTCCGCGGCCTTAGCTGACCAGGATCCCGTCACCACATAGTCGGCACACCTTCCTGCTTTCAGGCCAATCAGGTTTAAGGGGACAGCACTGAACTGGCCACACCCACCTCCTTGTACAAAAATCACCTTGTAGTTGTCTGGAATGGCTCTGGGCAGAAGCAGAGGTGACAGTAAACACGGTCAAAAATTGAGAATGAGTGATGCTCTTCCAGCACTTTACCCTGGGGTGGGTACACTACAAGAACGATGGTCAAGCCCCATCTCTGCCTTCCCCAACCCAGTCATTTATCTACTCAATTCCTTGCACAGATATTTACTGGGCTCTGTGGTGGAAGCCTATGGTTACTTTTTGGACAGAGCTACTAAAGGAACCCTGCTGTTCCTTTAGGGAAGCATC
This region of Delphinus delphis chromosome 6, mDelDel1.2, whole genome shotgun sequence genomic DNA includes:
- the LOC132427278 gene encoding phosphoserine aminotransferase isoform X2 — its product is MDSLMQVVNFGPGPAKLPRSVLSEIQKELLDYKGVGISVLEMSHRSSDFSKIINNTENLVRELLAIPDNYKVIFVQGGGCGQFSAVPLNLIGLKAGRCADYVVTGSWSAKAAEEAKKFGTVNIVHPKLGSYTKIPDPSTWNLSPDASYVYYCANETVHGVEFDFIPDVKGAVLVCDMSSNFLSKPVDVSKFGAIFAGAQKNVGSAGVTVVIVRDDLLGFALRECPSVLDYKVQAGNNSLYNTPPCFRCPVEPQNRSRMNIPFRIGNTKGDDALEKRFLDKALELNMISLKGHRSVGGIRASLYNAVTIEDVQKLAAFMKNFLEMHQL